A stretch of the Bacillus sp. FJAT-18017 genome encodes the following:
- a CDS encoding QueT transporter family protein, whose product MNIRTLAVNGIIAALYIAVTMLIQPLAFSAVQFRVSEMFNHLIVFNKKYFFGIILGVFLANLFFSTLGVLDLIFGFGQSVIALLITIFASRYVKGIWARMAINTTVFTVTMFLIAWELNIALDFPFLYTWLTVAIGEFVVLAVGAPIMYAIHKRVNFEKLVG is encoded by the coding sequence ATGAATATTAGAACACTTGCAGTAAACGGTATTATTGCTGCTTTGTACATTGCTGTGACCATGTTGATCCAGCCTCTGGCATTCTCAGCCGTTCAATTCCGGGTTTCCGAGATGTTCAACCATCTCATTGTATTCAACAAGAAGTACTTCTTTGGCATTATTCTTGGTGTATTCCTGGCGAACCTTTTCTTTTCAACGCTTGGTGTACTTGACCTTATATTTGGCTTTGGCCAATCCGTCATTGCACTCCTGATTACCATTTTTGCTTCCCGCTATGTAAAAGGGATTTGGGCAAGAATGGCAATTAACACAACAGTTTTCACGGTAACCATGTTTCTGATTGCCTGGGAGCTGAACATTGCGCTCGATTTCCCGTTTTTGTATACATGGCTTACGGTGGCTATCGGTGAATTTGTCGTTCTCGCTGTTGGCGCTCCTATCATGTATGCTATCCATAAACGTGTCAATTTTGAAAAACTTGTTGGATAA
- a CDS encoding aldose epimerase family protein, with product MEITKKFFGETGGQEVHAYKLTNNNGMSVTCLDYGCIINELNVPGKEGTPENVVLGFASIEEYIEHSPYFGSVVGRVAGRINKGRFSLDGKDYQLAQNDGQNHLHGGLKGLDKVVWTAKTSRAGENAKIEFTYVSPENEEGYPGTVSFRTAYTITENNELISEYYATTDKKTLINLTNHSYFNLSGNFKSTILDHILQIDSDGFLELGSDLIPTGKTLDSQGTAFDFRMGRKIGDGTVSNHEQNLLAGRGYDHPFVLSGSKGISLTCPESGRILEVETNQPAVVVYTSNQLEGDFTLNGGVKPQPYLAVCLETQKHPDAINHPDFPSIVLEKGEEYYSYTKYSFKTK from the coding sequence TTGGAAATCACGAAAAAATTTTTTGGGGAAACAGGCGGGCAAGAGGTCCATGCTTATAAACTAACAAATAATAATGGCATGAGTGTGACATGCCTCGATTATGGCTGTATTATCAATGAACTAAATGTACCAGGCAAAGAGGGAACACCTGAAAATGTGGTCCTTGGCTTTGCGTCAATTGAGGAGTATATCGAGCACTCTCCTTATTTTGGATCGGTTGTCGGAAGGGTTGCCGGACGGATAAACAAAGGAAGGTTTTCACTCGATGGCAAGGACTATCAACTTGCCCAAAACGATGGCCAAAATCATCTGCATGGCGGGTTAAAAGGTCTCGATAAGGTTGTCTGGACGGCCAAAACAAGCCGGGCGGGTGAGAATGCAAAAATCGAATTTACATATGTAAGCCCGGAAAATGAGGAAGGCTACCCTGGAACGGTTTCATTCAGGACAGCTTATACAATTACTGAAAACAATGAATTGATTAGTGAGTATTATGCAACGACCGATAAGAAAACTCTTATTAATTTGACTAATCATAGTTACTTCAACTTGAGCGGCAATTTTAAATCAACTATACTGGACCACATTTTGCAAATTGACTCTGATGGGTTCCTTGAACTTGGCAGTGATTTGATTCCGACAGGCAAAACTCTTGATTCCCAGGGTACAGCCTTTGATTTTAGGATGGGAAGGAAGATAGGTGACGGGACAGTGTCGAACCATGAGCAAAATCTACTTGCTGGCCGAGGGTACGACCACCCATTTGTGCTATCGGGCTCCAAAGGCATCTCGCTAACTTGTCCTGAAAGCGGGCGTATACTGGAGGTGGAAACAAACCAACCGGCAGTTGTAGTTTATACCTCCAACCAGCTTGAGGGCGATTTTACCCTAAATGGAGGAGTGAAGCCGCAGCCTTATCTTGCTGTCTGCCTTGAAACACAAAAGCATCCAGATGCCATCAATCATCCGGATTTTCCTTCTATAGTACTTGAAAAGGGAGAAGAGTATTATTCTTATACAAAATACTCCTTTAAAACGAAATAG
- a CDS encoding YbaN family protein — translation MDILRKTVRLAFILAGFLSLGLGIIGIFLPVIPTTPLLLLASYCFMRGSEKFEIWFKGTRIYKEHLEGFVKKREMTAKQKAVLLIFADCMIAIPFFLTDSLILRVFLAIVVIYKYYYFFTKIKTARPENNSQEA, via the coding sequence GTGGATATTTTAAGAAAAACGGTACGGCTGGCATTTATTCTGGCCGGCTTCCTTTCACTGGGCCTAGGTATAATTGGTATATTTCTTCCAGTAATCCCGACCACCCCCTTGCTCTTACTTGCGTCCTACTGCTTTATGCGGGGTTCTGAAAAGTTTGAGATTTGGTTCAAGGGTACCAGGATTTATAAGGAACATCTCGAAGGTTTTGTAAAGAAGCGGGAAATGACAGCAAAACAAAAGGCAGTCCTTCTGATTTTCGCCGACTGTATGATCGCTATTCCTTTTTTTCTTACTGACAGCTTAATACTAAGGGTTTTCCTTGCAATTGTAGTCATTTACAAATACTATTATTTTTTCACAAAAATAAAAACGGCTAGACCCGAAAACAATAGCCAGGAAGCGTGA